In one Corallococcus sp. EGB genomic region, the following are encoded:
- a CDS encoding trypsin-like peptidase domain-containing protein — MELEGSEQEELTHALLGAFTSVEELLRMVEVKCGRSLVAPVEREGAARARALVHTAEAEGWTDVLVRGAHAAAPSHPRIRRFLQSYLSSVQRSVSGSALARIVQQSRLALSPAAWRDRLTTLSRRVCRVELEGGRALGTGFLVAPDVVLTNSHVIEHRLLEALRVRFDLKVLPDRIALHPGRVFAVTACLAQSPHSPADLMHPRPREATRDELDYAFLQIQDAPGEDRVGDRPRGFIPLAPSSPAAFAPGALALVVQHPKGRPMQVALDTFQAINRSHTRVTYCTNTHPGSSGSPCFTPDLELVALHHSGDPRPGHESAEDDEGIPLDTIRSSLSSTVLRRLGWE, encoded by the coding sequence ATGGAGCTTGAAGGCTCCGAACAGGAGGAACTGACCCACGCCCTCCTGGGCGCGTTCACCTCGGTGGAGGAGCTCCTCCGGATGGTCGAGGTGAAATGCGGCCGCAGCCTGGTGGCCCCCGTCGAACGGGAGGGGGCGGCGCGGGCGCGGGCGCTCGTGCACACCGCGGAGGCGGAAGGGTGGACGGACGTGCTGGTGCGCGGCGCGCACGCGGCGGCGCCGAGCCACCCGCGCATCCGCCGCTTCCTGCAGAGCTACCTGTCCTCCGTGCAGCGCAGCGTGTCCGGCAGTGCCCTGGCGCGCATCGTCCAACAGTCCAGGCTGGCCCTGTCACCGGCGGCCTGGCGCGACCGGCTGACGACGCTGTCGCGGCGCGTGTGCCGCGTGGAGCTGGAGGGAGGCCGTGCGCTGGGCACGGGCTTCCTGGTGGCGCCGGACGTGGTGCTGACGAACTCGCACGTCATCGAGCACCGGCTGCTGGAGGCGCTGCGCGTGCGCTTCGACCTGAAGGTGCTGCCGGACCGCATCGCGCTGCACCCCGGCCGCGTGTTCGCGGTGACGGCGTGCCTGGCGCAGAGTCCGCACAGCCCGGCGGACCTGATGCACCCGCGGCCGCGCGAGGCCACGCGCGACGAGCTGGACTACGCCTTCCTGCAGATCCAGGACGCCCCCGGCGAGGACCGGGTGGGGGACCGGCCGCGCGGCTTCATCCCGCTGGCTCCGTCGTCGCCTGCGGCGTTCGCGCCCGGCGCGCTGGCGCTGGTGGTGCAGCACCCGAAGGGCCGGCCCATGCAGGTGGCGCTGGACACGTTCCAGGCGATCAACCGCTCACACACGCGCGTCACGTACTGCACCAACACGCACCCGGGCTCGTCGGGGTCGCCCTGCTTCACGCCGGACCTGGAGCTGGTGGCGCTGCATCACAGCGGAGACCCGCGCCCCGGCCACGAATCCGCCGAGGACGACGAGGGCATCCCCCTGGACACCATCCGCTCCAGCCTGTCCTCCACCGTGCTGCGCCGCCTGGGCTGGGAGTGA
- a CDS encoding alpha-2-macroglobulin family protein — protein MKQRSWMSGAAGFGVGFVLGGVTLALVAGDVIRRTMGQSAAALAGDGMVVAMRPPGPGGVDGLQRKAMRNFGSSNAYDDEGGTLGGGGRAEAPMAAAPVLEEMAAPPEMDAMAKERGGAQDGAAAPTRAWFPETFLFEPLVVTDANGAATVPVRVPDRLTQWRVLALAHSRSGAQAGAVTSFAGTLPTYVDPVLPPFLRAGDTVRLPVQVVNTTDKAVEAALKVDVTGAQVESGARTVRVPARGSVVEAVTVKAAGAGPVTVRASLGDTDAVVRDFDVWATGQPVVQARGGSLAAPRTLTLVGPSDAQAGSERVRLQVYPGALGVVRAELAAVERRPVDVAGDAYALLLAGQAPELLKALGETTDPSALKAVSLMATQRVLRAARAPSVDVATRLAEGALAHPDNPVLARLGERLVAQVAQAQRPDGTCQGGDGWTLQRLLVATADCARTVRAASGTPEGRRRSAAFSVRAAGVFERYLPQVNDGYTAAVLLAEGAAEGSVADALRARVRGALKSAPDGTAWLPVEPDTVRADGQEPSEAEATAMAVLALQGDAKAPLADLGAWLLAHYTPGLGWGDGQANRVGLRAALVLFKDPLPARVRVTVARDGQVVTEGTYDTKALREVLAMEAAAPGSAGTHAWTVRAEPAVPGLGFSLALSAAVPWKRETRGGLQLAVTGPKEARVGQLSNVRVQLAAPASLPLRFQQDLPAGVQVDPASLAALVDSGQVTSWDVRDGAVSLDLPPREQGAPVQVEFRVLPTLAGTLQAGAARLDVPGRSDLTASLPPATWAVR, from the coding sequence ATGAAGCAGCGTTCGTGGATGTCCGGGGCCGCGGGCTTCGGGGTGGGATTCGTGCTGGGCGGGGTGACGCTCGCGCTGGTGGCGGGGGACGTCATCCGCCGCACCATGGGGCAGAGCGCCGCCGCGCTCGCGGGCGATGGGATGGTCGTGGCCATGCGCCCACCAGGCCCCGGTGGAGTGGATGGCCTGCAGCGCAAGGCGATGAGGAACTTCGGCTCGTCGAACGCCTATGACGACGAGGGGGGAACGCTGGGAGGCGGCGGACGGGCCGAGGCTCCGATGGCCGCCGCGCCCGTGCTCGAGGAGATGGCGGCGCCCCCGGAGATGGATGCGATGGCGAAGGAGCGTGGGGGCGCCCAGGACGGCGCGGCCGCGCCCACCCGCGCGTGGTTCCCGGAGACGTTCCTCTTCGAGCCGCTGGTGGTGACGGACGCGAACGGCGCGGCGACGGTGCCGGTGCGCGTGCCGGACCGGCTGACGCAGTGGCGGGTGCTGGCGCTCGCGCACTCTCGCTCCGGCGCGCAGGCGGGGGCGGTGACGTCCTTCGCGGGCACGCTGCCCACGTACGTGGATCCGGTGCTGCCGCCGTTCCTGCGCGCGGGCGACACGGTGCGCCTGCCGGTGCAGGTGGTGAACACCACCGACAAGGCGGTGGAGGCGGCGCTCAAGGTGGACGTGACGGGCGCGCAGGTGGAGTCCGGCGCTCGCACGGTGCGGGTGCCCGCGCGCGGCAGCGTGGTGGAGGCGGTGACGGTGAAGGCCGCAGGCGCGGGGCCGGTGACGGTGCGTGCGTCGCTGGGAGACACGGACGCGGTGGTGCGCGACTTCGACGTGTGGGCCACCGGGCAGCCCGTGGTCCAGGCGCGCGGCGGTTCACTGGCCGCGCCGCGCACGCTGACCCTGGTGGGCCCCTCGGACGCGCAGGCCGGCAGCGAGCGGGTGCGCTTGCAGGTGTACCCGGGCGCGCTGGGCGTGGTGCGCGCGGAGCTGGCGGCGGTGGAGCGCCGGCCGGTGGACGTGGCCGGGGACGCGTACGCGCTCCTGCTCGCGGGCCAGGCGCCGGAGCTCTTGAAGGCGCTGGGCGAGACGACGGACCCCTCCGCGCTCAAGGCGGTGTCGCTGATGGCGACGCAGCGGGTGCTCCGCGCGGCGCGGGCTCCCTCGGTGGACGTGGCGACGCGGCTCGCCGAGGGCGCGCTGGCCCACCCGGACAACCCGGTGCTCGCGAGGCTGGGCGAGCGGCTGGTGGCGCAGGTGGCCCAGGCGCAGCGGCCGGACGGCACCTGCCAGGGCGGTGACGGCTGGACGCTCCAGCGGCTGCTGGTGGCGACGGCGGACTGCGCCCGCACGGTGCGCGCGGCGTCAGGGACCCCGGAGGGCAGGCGGCGCTCGGCGGCCTTCTCCGTGCGCGCGGCGGGCGTCTTCGAGCGCTACCTGCCGCAGGTGAACGACGGCTACACCGCGGCGGTGCTGCTGGCGGAGGGCGCGGCGGAGGGCAGCGTGGCGGACGCCCTGCGCGCCCGCGTGCGCGGGGCGCTGAAGTCCGCGCCGGATGGCACCGCGTGGCTGCCGGTGGAGCCGGACACGGTCCGCGCGGACGGGCAGGAGCCCTCGGAGGCGGAGGCCACGGCGATGGCGGTGCTCGCCCTCCAGGGCGATGCGAAGGCGCCGCTTGCGGACCTGGGAGCCTGGCTGCTCGCGCACTACACGCCGGGCCTGGGCTGGGGGGATGGGCAGGCCAACCGAGTGGGGTTGCGCGCGGCGCTCGTCCTCTTCAAGGACCCGTTGCCGGCCCGGGTGCGCGTGACGGTGGCGCGCGACGGGCAGGTCGTCACGGAGGGCACCTACGACACGAAGGCGCTGCGCGAGGTGCTGGCCATGGAGGCCGCCGCGCCAGGCTCGGCGGGGACGCACGCGTGGACCGTGCGCGCGGAGCCAGCGGTGCCGGGGCTGGGCTTCTCCCTGGCGCTGTCCGCGGCGGTGCCGTGGAAGCGCGAGACCCGGGGCGGCCTGCAGCTGGCCGTGACGGGGCCGAAGGAGGCGCGCGTGGGGCAGCTGTCGAACGTGCGCGTCCAGCTGGCGGCGCCCGCGTCGCTGCCGCTGCGCTTCCAGCAGGACCTGCCCGCGGGCGTGCAGGTGGACCCCGCGAGCCTGGCCGCGCTCGTCGACTCCGGCCAGGTGACCTCCTGGGATGTGCGGGATGGAGCAGTGTCCCTGGACCTTCCTCCCAGGGAACAGGGCGCGCCGGTGCAGGTGGAGTTCCGCGTGCTGCCCACGCTCGCCGGGACGTTGCAGGCGGGCGCGGCGCGACTGGACGTGCCCGGCCGCTCGGACCTCACCGCGTCGCTGCCGCCCGCCACCTGGGCCGTGCGCTGA
- a CDS encoding MG2 domain-containing protein gives MASGRCLSAWVFQGVETPECPDGEFRQTVSVSANGLARGASSRVNVWALAHGVDDKGRAFQAPVIRGSAALFLVDAAGKETPLPLDADGHWERGETGALAAPVSLPQVPDGDYQLRARVTTPLGAGAVEAPLPLYAPARVRVLTDRPLYEPGHRVRFRAVALRAKDLSPLDGRPGTWKVTDPSGEVVLEERAPAGSWGVVAGDFPLDRGALTGTWTVSWNSGGASGVARFTVEPFTLPRLRLEAKSSRPFWRANDTPEVTGQVSYASGAPVADTEVTLTWSHAGGWPPPTEWLRGELPAKARTDAAGRFRVTLPRVPQDLRGQATLSASVEAKDPTGEPVRGAVSLLLSEDALAVSSVTELEDGLVAGFSNRVYLRATTASGQVLPGAEVTVTRAWDPRDRGVSAVADEDGVAAFQLDPGPAVNVVVPPLPVRVPPRPPPVSLLSSRDLLGTQAGQSSLEDQLALERLLPALHPCARFVSVSGSGSTAEFAVRVGASGQVLDVAGADEGLEACVASALRAKGLPPGAERMLQLSFRVQDPGLPSLRWSTATAQGDDRGVSEGLAVAALDARACLPPALDRVVAVPAALTWRRWADRPELAVSWLPEPTGEGALPAAALACVKERFARIRIPAQTPSDVQAGRRPPEAMGVVRFIAQPTYGGNGIPHPPQPTTFLGYELKVQARWDGRDMGETKLVLRSASLPPLRLRATPVLAKAGEPVKVELLRGPGFTGEVPATLELVAGQTRLKEKVDPATRSARFTLPQDFEGWAQVESMAATARVYVAPRASLSVEVSPDKPAYAPGELAHLQVHTRVDGKDGEAAVGLFGVDETLSQLAPLPGADALDGLRPSPSVAMPAFGVLDGQALAMGRIRGANAAAAALLRVTAVPTLEDVETPMTASATSPFSPDAELTEPFYAVLTELHARTRKWEESAPEGETLDPAGLARLWSESLAACEQRGQKVTDAFGRKLRLSRLPEDLLALTDPRAVVVSGTRLPEDVVNWGAWVAREAP, from the coding sequence ATGGCTTCCGGGCGGTGTCTGTCCGCCTGGGTGTTCCAGGGCGTGGAGACGCCGGAGTGTCCGGACGGGGAGTTCCGCCAGACGGTGAGCGTGTCCGCCAACGGCCTCGCGCGCGGCGCCTCCAGCCGGGTGAATGTCTGGGCGCTGGCGCACGGCGTGGACGACAAGGGCCGAGCGTTCCAGGCCCCCGTCATCCGGGGCTCCGCGGCGCTGTTCCTGGTGGACGCGGCCGGCAAGGAGACACCGCTGCCGCTGGACGCAGACGGCCATTGGGAGCGCGGCGAAACGGGGGCCCTCGCGGCGCCGGTGTCGCTGCCGCAGGTGCCGGACGGCGACTACCAGCTGCGCGCGCGCGTCACCACGCCGCTGGGCGCCGGAGCGGTGGAGGCACCCTTGCCACTGTACGCGCCCGCGCGGGTGCGCGTGCTCACCGACCGGCCCCTCTACGAGCCCGGGCACCGGGTGCGCTTCCGCGCGGTGGCGCTGCGCGCGAAGGACCTGTCGCCGCTCGATGGGCGGCCGGGGACGTGGAAGGTGACGGACCCCTCCGGTGAGGTGGTGCTGGAGGAGCGCGCGCCCGCGGGCAGCTGGGGCGTGGTGGCGGGGGACTTCCCGCTGGACCGGGGCGCGCTCACGGGCACGTGGACGGTGTCGTGGAACAGTGGTGGCGCCTCTGGCGTCGCGCGCTTCACGGTGGAGCCCTTCACGCTGCCGCGCTTGCGGTTGGAGGCGAAGAGCTCGCGGCCCTTCTGGCGCGCCAACGACACGCCGGAGGTGACGGGACAGGTGTCGTACGCGTCCGGCGCGCCGGTGGCGGACACGGAGGTGACGCTGACGTGGAGCCACGCGGGTGGATGGCCTCCGCCGACGGAGTGGCTGCGGGGCGAGCTGCCGGCGAAGGCGCGCACGGACGCCGCCGGCCGCTTCCGCGTGACGCTGCCGCGCGTGCCCCAGGACCTGCGCGGACAGGCCACGCTGAGCGCGAGCGTGGAGGCGAAGGACCCCACGGGTGAGCCGGTGCGCGGCGCCGTGTCGCTCCTGTTGTCCGAGGACGCGCTGGCCGTGTCCTCCGTGACGGAGCTGGAGGACGGGCTGGTGGCGGGCTTCAGCAACCGCGTCTACCTGCGCGCCACCACCGCCTCCGGGCAGGTGTTGCCGGGCGCGGAGGTGACGGTGACGCGCGCGTGGGATCCGCGAGACAGGGGCGTGAGCGCGGTGGCGGACGAGGACGGCGTGGCCGCCTTCCAGTTGGATCCAGGCCCCGCGGTGAACGTGGTGGTGCCGCCCTTGCCGGTGCGCGTGCCGCCGCGTCCTCCGCCCGTGTCGTTGCTGTCGTCCCGGGACCTGCTGGGCACGCAGGCGGGACAGTCGTCACTGGAGGATCAATTGGCGCTGGAGCGGCTGCTGCCCGCGCTGCATCCTTGCGCGCGCTTCGTCTCCGTCTCCGGGAGTGGCTCCACGGCGGAGTTCGCCGTGCGGGTGGGCGCGTCCGGGCAGGTGCTGGACGTGGCGGGAGCGGACGAGGGCTTGGAGGCGTGCGTGGCGTCGGCGCTGCGCGCGAAGGGCCTGCCCCCGGGCGCGGAGCGGATGCTCCAGCTGAGCTTCCGGGTCCAGGACCCGGGCCTGCCGTCGCTGCGGTGGAGCACGGCGACCGCGCAGGGAGATGACCGGGGCGTGAGCGAGGGGCTGGCCGTCGCCGCGCTGGATGCGCGCGCGTGCCTGCCGCCCGCGTTGGACCGCGTCGTGGCCGTGCCCGCCGCGCTGACGTGGCGGCGGTGGGCGGACAGGCCGGAGCTGGCGGTGTCGTGGCTGCCGGAGCCCACGGGTGAGGGCGCGCTGCCCGCGGCGGCGCTGGCCTGCGTGAAGGAGCGCTTCGCCCGCATCCGCATCCCGGCCCAGACCCCGTCGGACGTCCAGGCGGGACGGCGGCCGCCGGAGGCCATGGGCGTGGTGCGCTTCATCGCGCAGCCCACGTATGGCGGAAACGGCATCCCCCATCCGCCCCAGCCCACCACGTTCCTGGGCTACGAGCTGAAGGTCCAGGCGAGGTGGGACGGCCGGGACATGGGGGAGACGAAGCTCGTGCTGCGCTCGGCGAGCCTGCCGCCGCTGCGCCTGCGCGCGACGCCGGTCCTGGCGAAGGCGGGCGAGCCCGTGAAGGTGGAGCTGCTTCGCGGCCCTGGCTTCACGGGCGAGGTGCCCGCGACCCTGGAGCTGGTGGCGGGACAGACGCGGCTCAAGGAGAAGGTGGATCCGGCCACGCGCTCGGCGCGCTTCACGCTGCCCCAGGACTTCGAGGGTTGGGCGCAGGTGGAGAGCATGGCGGCGACCGCGCGCGTGTACGTGGCGCCTCGCGCGTCGCTGTCGGTGGAGGTGTCGCCGGACAAGCCCGCGTACGCGCCCGGGGAGCTGGCGCACCTCCAGGTCCACACGCGCGTGGACGGGAAGGACGGGGAAGCGGCGGTCGGCCTCTTCGGCGTGGACGAGACGCTGTCCCAGCTGGCGCCGCTGCCGGGCGCGGACGCGCTGGACGGGCTGCGGCCCTCGCCGTCGGTGGCCATGCCGGCCTTTGGCGTGCTGGACGGCCAGGCGCTGGCCATGGGGCGGATCCGGGGCGCGAACGCGGCCGCGGCGGCGCTCCTGCGCGTGACGGCGGTGCCCACGTTGGAGGACGTGGAGACGCCCATGACGGCGAGCGCCACGAGCCCCTTCTCCCCGGACGCGGAGCTCACGGAGCCCTTCTACGCGGTGCTGACGGAGCTGCACGCGCGCACGCGCAAGTGGGAGGAGAGCGCGCCCGAGGGTGAGACGCTGGACCCCGCGGGGCTCGCCCGGCTGTGGTCGGAGTCACTGGCCGCGTGCGAGCAGCGCGGGCAGAAGGTGACGGATGCGTTCGGCCGCAAGCTGCGGCTGTCGCGGCTGCCGGAGGACCTGCTGGCCCTGACGGATCCGCGCGCGGTGGTGGTGAGTGGAACGCGGTTGCCAGAGGACGTCGTGAACTGGGGCGCGTGGGTCGCCCGGGAGGCGCCATGA